The window GACCCTAAGAAGAAatgattatttgaataaaaattccattttttatgatgaatattttttccagaatgatttcaacgaatTCGAATGCGAAATGTTGCCGCAATATCAAGAAGTGATGAAGATTGTCAATTTCATAGATACCATAGTTACATTGATACTTCCCCTCGTCATGATTGTCGCAATGAATACAATGATCgcaagaagtttgataatgttCCGAAAGAGAATGGTCGCGAAAGAAGTAAATGGACGATATTCTGATGAAGATGACAGCAGACATAATCCTTTCACAGAATCTAAGGCAAGTAGAATTGTTTCAATCGTATTAGAGTGGGATCTTTTAAGTCCTTATAACAAATAAGCCTCCAAAACAATTGTGGGAGCTAATTCTAAATTGGTTTGTTGAAAACCACCTACGCGAAGATAATAGCAAGCGCTTTAGAAAAAAAAAGCTAGAAATCCCGGGGACGTCGATTCAGAATCCGTAAACACTTTGCCTTATGTAACTCTGCTGGATCTACCAATTCGCTGCTTTTTTGGAGCAACTTTTAAGAGGGAACTTATCAAGGAAGCCAAATTTCAGACTACTTAATAGCATTCAAAATTCAGGAAATAATGTCTATATACAAACGGGTTCTTGGCGAATAACAATAGATATCTTTCGATGTTTCAGCCTAATAGAGCCATCTTCAAGGTGAAGAGCTCTTCTTCAGTTCTACTCAAGTCTAAAAAGTCTTCAAGTACCCACCTGAGTCTCGGCGAGAGAATTTCCCAGATACGTAAGTTATCAAGAAGAAACAATTTACATACAGAATAGTAATTTTCCTGACAatgaaaattgattttcttacttttgaacaaaaattgattttttttgcagATATACGCAACTCTGATAGTAGCTGGTCTTCCAAATCTCAGGACAATATCACTAAAACTCTGCTTATAATATCATCTGTATTCGTAGGATTGAACTTACCAAGGTAATCAAAGATCATCAAATACCCAGATTTAATTTCCaatatgtaaaaaaatatttttatcgagtgaagggtgtttttttagagctatagaactttaaattgaaataaaacaacgatggatttttcgattgacatgaatgttatttatccgcaagataatcttgtggcattacattttaaatatgacttctggcatatgaccgccacggctggctcggatgtagtccaatctggacgtccaattttggaTGACTTTtaacaacatttgtggccgtatatcagcaataacacggcgaatgttgtcttccaaatggtcaagggtttgtggcttatccgcatagaccaatgacttcacatagccccacagaaagtagtctagcgtgttaaatcacaagatcttggaggccaattcacaggtccaaaacgtgaaattaggcggtcaccaaacgtgtctttcaataaaccgattgtggcacgagctgtgtgacttgCCACTtgacttgttggaaccacagctcctggacatcatagttgttcaattcaggaatgaaaaagttagtaatcatggctctataccgatcaccattgactgtaaagttctggccatcatcgtttctgaagaagtacggacaaatgattccaccagcccataaagcgcatcaaacagtcagtttttctggaagtaacggtgtttcgacatacacttgaggattagcttcactccaaatgcggcagttctgtttgttgacgtagccattcaaccagaagtgcgcttcatcgctaaacaaaataaaatggacgtagtgcgcgatacgtattccgcacagaaccattattttcgaaataaaattgcactatttgcaagcgttgttcaggcgtaagtctaatcacgatgaattgccaaaccaaactgcgaATAAAttactcgacagctgttaaatcggttgccatcttaaacagtaatgcgaacttaaagttatatacctcgaaaaaaaacacccgttatatttcttctgcatattaggccaattggaaagtctGTATCGCTCTCGGAGGCAACTGTGCTGAaacataaaatcgaattttgccaaaaaaacctgtgtttcactatggtagaccggggtttttcaattggcctgttatacatCAACTATCAATTGTCAACACTTTAGGTTTAGGGTCCAAATATCtcggttgagttcgttaatagTCAGAATCTGTTATCatctttgaaaataattgaaaaataaaatttttgtgaCATGAATGTTtatgcaaaattgaaaaatttcaagattataGTATTTTTGGAAAATTAAGATATCTTAAAATCAATCCGTCTCTGAAGTTTGGGGTTTTTCGATCTCATAAGATCTTCGGAGGTCAGACTTCTTGAGATcagtttttttctgttatttcgAAGAAATGTCAAGTAAATTCCAAGGTTGCGTCTCCCCAAAAAAACTGGtccaataaattatattttcttgaaatatcgCCACAGATCAGGAAATGTAGCCAGCAAAAAAAATCTCCATGCTGCTCACAATCCGGTTTAGACTGACTAAAATTTGCAACAATGCTCAAAAATTAATGTTACTTTCAATCAATCGCTTCTATACATCGTAGAATTGGACCATAGCCAACTGGTTATTTATTTCCCCGTTTTCCGGAGGCGTTGTATGTAGCCGTCATTTTCGAGGggaaattaaataattaattaactgTCAGTACTTCACCAGCCATAACTGAGAAAATTTCCAATTACCTGAGATGGAAATGAACAgaattcaagaaaatgaaaagctTCAGGTGGAGTTTCAGTAACTTTGAAGGAAATGGGATTGTGTTCAAAATTTGTTTCTCAATTGCAACACTATTTCCGAAATTCAAAAAGTATATTTCAGATATGGTATGATTTTGTAAATGAGATttgtcatttgaagaaaaaaaggtgttgtttcatcaagacaatgcgccgtgtcactattcattgaaaacaatggcaaaattgcatgaattgggcttcgaattgcttttgcatccaccgtatccgccagatctggcacccagcgactttttcctgttctcaaacctcaaaagaattctcgctcaaaagaagaattcagcgccaatgaagaagtaatcgccgaaactaaggcctattttgaagcgaaagacaaatcgtactagaaaaatgttatcaaaagttggaagatcgctataatcgctgtatcgccctcgaagtcaactatgttgaataattaaatcgaattttgccaaaaaaatgtgttttactatggtagaccggggacttttcaactgGCCtgttactagagattttttttaattatttttctcgaaatcgttagTAGGTATCAGAAAattacaagaaatcaaaaagtgtagtactggaccaaaatttcttctcacatttttctaaacagaGATCTAatattttgtttgtacctccgaTTTGAGAACACCTTGTATACTATATACAAATACCAATTACAAGCTTCTTGGAAAATTTCGTGTTAAAAGCGTCGTCTGAACCTAAAGTTTGAGTCTTTTGAACTATCGTTCATTCTTGCaacaattgcacccttggagatcaCTTGTACTTATACACTTATACAGTTCTTTGGTCCTCAAGGGCGTAATTGGCGCATTCATGAAAGAGCGCTCAAAATAACTCTCGACTTCAGGTCAGtgcttttaatatttttatcatttacTGATTTTTCTTCTCCGCAGTTACACCATAAGGATTTGGATATTCTTTGGATTCACCCTATACGAAAAACTTCCACCGGAAGTGCTGTGGTGTACACAACAAGTAGCGATGCTTCTTTACTATACCAATTTCAGTGTGAACTTCATACTTTATACCATGTGCGGAGCTACGTTCAGACGTTGCCTTTGGAAAATGATTAAATGGAATTAAACAGGTAAATAAATGTATTTTTCcaacaaaagtttttttttttttaatagtccAATATCTGAGACCTTAAAGATTGAACTCGTGAGGATATAGAGTCTCAAATGTGGAAAAgttcatgaaaagaatatggAGTTGCAACCGTAGCTttggctgatatcatttttcatcgttaatggcataccttcctctgtataatgaa is drawn from Harmonia axyridis chromosome 7, icHarAxyr1.1, whole genome shotgun sequence and contains these coding sequences:
- the LOC123685504 gene encoding neuropeptides capa receptor-like, producing the protein MDKMNSSDNFSDLADEDYTNGVEACYPYGYYIHLLHTYYLPSISIIGIVGNCLSFSVFMSSHMKMKSSSYYLAVLALADLGFLIVVIVVQCSFNGIFEIYNVEGWCQFFVYMSSVCATLSVWLIVAFTVERFIAVQYPFQKPNICTVRRARITVSILILLAIISQLYTFWIAGIIENDFNEFECEMLPQYQEVMKIVNFIDTIVTLILPLVMIVAMNTMIARSLIMFRKRMVAKEVNGRYSDEDDSRHNPFTESKPNRAIFKVKSSSSVLLKSKKSSSTHLSLGERISQIHIRNSDSSWSSKSQDNITKTLLIISSVFVGLNLPSYTIRIWIFFGFTLYEKLPPEVLWCTQQVAMLLYYTNFSVNFILYTMCGATFRRCLWKMIKWN